The Spirosoma oryzicola region CCGAATCAGTACATCCACGTCGGCGGAGACGAGTGTTACAAAGGGTATTGGGCGCAGGACCCTGGCTGTCAGGCGTTGATGAAGCAACTGAATATCCGGCACGTCGAGGATTTGCAGGGGTATTTCATGAACCGCGTCGAGAAAATCCTCAAAGCGAAAGGCAAAAAGCTGCTGGGCTGGGACGAAATCCTGGAAGGCGGTATTTCGCCGGAAGCGACTGTGATGAGCTGGCGGGGGATTAAAGGCGGTATCGAAGCGGCCCATCTGGGACATGATGTGGTGATGACGCCTACCACGTTTGCCTACCTGGATTATCAGCAGGGCGACAATGATCCGCCCATCTACGCGACTTTGCGCACTAAGAAAAGCTACAGCTTCGAACCGGTTCCGGACGGGGTTGACGCGAAGTACATCCTGGGTGGTCAGGCCAATCTGTGGACTGAGCAGATTCCTACGCTCCGCTATGCCGAATACATGACCTATCCGCGCGGTTGGGCCTTGGCCGATGTGTACTGGTCGCCGAAAGAAACGAAAAACTGGGAGAAGTTCGTCCCACGGATGGAAGCCCACTTCGACCGGGCCGATATTGCGCAGGTCAATTATTCCCGTGCCGTTTATGACGCCATCGTCCGGACAAGCATGAAAAATGGCAAGCTCACGCTGACCTTGGAAAGCGAAGTACCCAATCTGGATATCTACTACAGCATCGACGACACCATGCCCGACGCGTTTTCGACGAAATACAGCCAACCGGTCGAACTGCCCGATGGCCCTATTACGCTTCGGGTGATTACGTACCGCGCTGGAAAACCAATCGGCCATTTGATCGTTCTGTCGCGGGATGCCTTGCAGAAGCGGGCAGGACGCTAGTTCGCTCACTAATCCATTATAGCGTTTAATACCTCTGAATAGAAAGAGAAGAGGCCACTGCTTAACGTCAACCGTTGTTGTCGTTGAGCAGTGGCCTCTATCTTTTTATAAGCAAGTCAATCACTTTTTACCTGTTCCGTACAGCGCGCTACCCTCAACCGACAATCTGGTTTGAATCTACTTACTATCCCTAGTTCACCAACAGCAGGGAAAACCAAGGGTAGCCAGGCGGCACAAGCCCGAAAATGATTTAGTGTAATCGATAGCCTAAGCCTATTCATTCAGGGTGGCTCACTACGGACGATTACCAGTTATTGTTCGTTCTTCCTCGAATAAAACCAAAAATACTTAAAAAAAGTCAAGATCAACGATTGTTGTGTAAGGGCAAATTCTATATTTGTGCGCATTCCTATTTCTAAATCCATTCTTTAACTTATTAGCTAATCGCATGAATTACAGTGTCTATCTAGTCCCTGTGCTGGGTATCATTGGCCTTTTGCTAATGTATACCAAATTTATGTGGGTATCACGGCAGGATGCCGGCGATGCCCGGATGCAGGAAATTGCCAATTACATCGCAAATGGGGCGCTGGCCTTCCTTAAAGCCGAATGGCGAGTGCTTACCTATTTTGGTATTATCGTCGCCATCCTGCTGGCGTATTCAGGAACATTAGTTGAGAATTCCAGTCCCCTTATCGGTTTATCGTTTGTGCTTGGGGCTTTCCTTTCCGCACTGGCTGGCTATATCGGTATGACCATCGCCACGAAGGCGAACGTTCGGACGGCCCACGCGGCTCGTACCAGTCTTACCCGTGCGCTGGAAGTGTCGTTTACGGGTGGTTCCGTGATGGGTATTGGTGTGGCAGGTCTGGCCGTGCTGGGGCTTGGCGGTTTATTCATTGTATTGTATAACCTATACGTTGGCCCGACGGGTGATGTAAACGGCTTGCCGATGGAGAAAACCCTCGAAGTGCTGGCTGGCTTCTCGCTCGGTGCCGAATCCATTGCCTTATTTGCGCGCGTAGGCGGAGGGATTTATACAAAAGCTGCCGACGTAGGTGCCGATCTCGTCGGTAAAGTAGAAGCCGGGATTCCCGAAGATGACCCCCGCAATCCGGCTACCATTGCCGATAACGTCGGCGATAATGTGGGGGATGTCGCGGGTATGGGTGCGGATTTGTTTGGCTCGTACGTGGCTACCATTCTGGCGACGATGGTACTTGGTCGGGAAATCGAGATACCTGCCGACGCTAATATTTACGGTCATGCACCAATTGTGTTGCCAATGGTTATTGCGGGTCTTGGTCTGATCTTCTCCATCATTGCTACCTATTTTGTGCGGGTAAAAGACGATACGGGCAACGTGCAGGGAGCGCTGAACTTTGGCAACTGGGCGTCCATTGTTCTCACATTGATTGCTTCCTACTTTCTGGTGAGAAGCTACCTGCCGGACGTTGCCATGGAAATTCGGGGTGTTGAGTTTACCCGGATGGATGTGTTTTACGCTATTGTCACGGGTCTGGTTGTTGGGGCATTAATGTCCATCATTACGGAGTATTACACAGCAATGGGCCGTCGTCCGGTATTGTCCATTATCCGCCAGTCCGCGACGGGAGCCGCAACGAATATCATTGGTGGCTTGTCAGTGGGAATGGAGTCAACAGTGTTACCTATTCTCGTATTGGCCGCTGGTATTTATCTGTCCTACAGCTTTGCCGGTCTGTATGGGGTGGCTATTTCGGCGGCTGGCATGATGGCTACCACCGCCATGCAACTGGCGATCGATGCCTTTGGACCAATTGCTGACAATGCCGGTGGTATCGCCGAAATGAGCTACCTACCCGAAGAGGTTCGGGGCCGTACCGACATTCTAGATGCCGTAGGTAATACCACGGCTGCTACCGGTAAAGGCTTTGCCATTGCTTCTGCTGCCCTAACCGCGCTGGCTTTGTTTGCTGCCTTTGTAGGTATATCCGGCATTTCGACCATCGACATTTACAAGGCCAATGTACTGGCAGGTCTGTTTGTTGGCGCCATGATTCCGTTTATTTTTTCTTCGCTGGCGATTGCGGCTGTTGGTCGCGCTGCCATGAAGATGGTAGAAGAAGTTCGTCGCCAATTCCGCGAAATTCCCGGTATTCTGGAAGGAACGGGTAAACCTGAGTACGACAAATGCGTCGCTATCTCTACCCAGGCGTCCATTCGGGAGATGATATTGCCCGGCGCTATTGCCTTATCGGTTCCCGTAATCGTCGGGTTCACTTTTGGACCGGAAGTACTGGGTGGCCTACTGGCAGGTGTGACGGTTTCGGGCGTGCTGATGGGTATTTTTATGAACAATGCCGGGGGAGCCTGGGATAACGCTAAAAAATCGTTCGAGAAGGGGGTTCTGATCAATGGGGAAACGTATTACAAAAAATCGGAACCGCACAAGGCGTCTGTAACGGGCGATACGGTCGGTGACCCCTTCAAAGATACCTCCGGCCCATCGATGAACATCCTGATTAAGCTCATGTCTATCGTGTCGCTGGTTATCGCTCCCTACATCGCCGTGCCAAGCAGCGAGTCGGGAGAAGTCGAAGTTGATGAGGTAGACGAAGTAGTTATGACCATGCCTGATGAAGCGGACGTACCGGAAGGAATGGCCGAGTCGGACCCGACGGCGGCTAATCTGGGCGCTTTCCGAAAACAGAAACTGACTAGTGGCGTTGAGTTGAACATCCCCGAAAATGGAATCGAGAATAATCTGCTGCGGTTTATCAGCAGTGAAAATCCGGTTGACAAAACAACCTGGTTCGACTTTGACCGCCTGTTGTTCGAAACCGGGAAGGCAACATTGAAGCCAGCGTCGCAGGAGCAGCTAAAAAACATCAGCGAAATTTTGAAGGCGTACCCAGCGGTGAACGTAAAATTGGGCGGCTATACCGACAACACGGGCAATGCGGCTAACAACCTGAAACTCTCACAGGACCGGGCTAATTCTGTACGGGTTGCGTTGGAGAAACTGGGTATTGACAAAGACCGGCTGGAAGCAGAAGGCTATGGTCAGGCGCATCCGGTAGCTTCCAATGAAACAAAGGAAGGACGTGCTCAGAACAGGCGCATTTCAATCCGGGTAACGAAAAAATAGTGCCGACTGAATGATAGTGAGACAAAAAAGCCCTTCCTGTTTCTCCAGGAAGGGCTTTTCGCATCTATTAGTGTACTGGTACTCGCCAATAAAGGCGGTATTATTTGGCCGAAACCTGACCACGCAGTGCACGTGGGATTTCAATGCTGGCTACTGGGTTCGATGCTTGCTCGAGCAGCTCAATATTGCTAACCGGGATCTGTCCAACACGAACCGATTTGCCCAGGTCAAGACCAGAAACGTCAACGTCAATAAAGTCAGGGATGTTTTCAACCGTACCTTTTACGCGCAGTTTCCGAACGCGGGTTACCAGTTTACCCCCTTTTTGTACACCCGGAGCCGATCCAACCAGACGAACAGGCACCGCAATTTTAACGGGCTTGCCATCGGCTACCAGCAGGAAGTCTGCGTGCAGCAGCGAATCGCTAACTGGGTGGAACTGGGCTTCCTGAAGAATAGCCCGGTACTCAGCACCTTCGATATTCAGCGCTACTTCGTACACATTAGGCGTATACAGCAGGTCACGGAACAGGATAGCTGGTGCATAGAAATGCACTTGGTCCTGACCACCGTATAATACGCACGGAACATTGCCCTCGGCCCGAATCGCTTGTGATTCCGTGCGGCCGAGATTCGCTCGTTGATACCCTACAATCTCGATTTTTTTCATATCTGTAAATTAATTAAACGCATGAATGATAGATTGGGCCTTACATGGCTGTCTATCAATTTCTTATAAACAATGAACTAATAGATTCGTGATCCCGAATGCGACCGATTGCTTTCGCAAATAGCTCGGCGACCGATAGGACTCTGATTTTTTCGTTTGGCTGCTGCATCGGTAAGGTGTCAGCAACAACCAGTTCTTCCAGCACCGAATTAGAAATATTCTCGTGTGCTTTGCCCGACATAATGGGGTGCGTACAAATCGCCCGTACCGAAGCCGCTCCTTTATCCATGATAATCTGAGCCGCTTTGGCCATCGTTCCGCCCGTATCGATCAAATCGTCAACGAGGACTACGTTGGCTCCTTCAACGTCCCCGATTACCTGCATCGAGGCAATTTCATTCGCCCGCTTCCGGTGTTTATCGCAGAGCACGATGTCCGCGTTGAAATGCTTCGCGAACGTCCTGGCGCGGTTAGCACCACCAACGTCGGGTGAAGCAACGACCAGATTCTCTAAATTCAGACTTTTGATGTACGGAACGAATACCGAGGTTCCTTCCAGATGATCGACCGGGAAGTCAAAGAAACCCTGTATCTGTCCGGCGTGTAAATCAATGGTCATCAGCCGATCCGCGCCCGATGCTGCCAGCATGTTGGCCACCAGCTTAGCAGCAATGGCTACGCGTGGTTTGTCTTTTCGGTCCTGACGGGCGTAGCCGAAATACGGAATGACAACGGTAACGTAGTGCGCCGAGGCCCGACGGGCAGCATCAACCATCAGCAACAATTCCATCAGATTGTCGCCGGGAGGGGGTGTCGACTGAATCAAAAATACGTCGCAGCCCCGAACGGATTCTTCAAAGCTAGGCGACATTTCACCGTCGCTGAATCGCCGACACGTGTAGCCACCTAAGTCTTTACCGTAATAATGCGCGATTTTTTCGGCTAAGTAGATGGATTGGGTTCCTGAAAAAATCTTAACCGGATTGAACGAAGCCATTGGTACCTGACAAATTTCCCGCAAAGGTACGAAAAAAATACCCAGCTGGCACTGCGTTTTCTGAGTTTATTCAAATCGACTGAAAATCAGTTGTTGTGATTTGTTAGAACCTGTTAATAAGTAACGGGATGTAGAAAGGTGTTTAGACAAACAATTTACGTCAAACAACGGGTTGTCGGGTGAACTCTACTACTTATCAATATATATGACTATAAACCCTGTGTTATCACAGAAGTCATGGCTGTCTGATCCGTTCAAGATGAATCGGTTAATCGACCGGATTGCCGGTGATGCTGCTCATACGGACAACGAAGCCATTTTTCCGGAGAAGGCTTTCGACTGGTTATCCGAAGCTGGACTATTAGCTGTAACCGTAGCTGGTGGTGAACTGGACAATCGCTTACCCACGACCGAACGGCTCCTGAATCTATTAAAGCGGGTTGGTACGGGCAATCTGGCGGTGGGGCGAATCTACGAAGGCCATGTGAACGCCTTACAACTCATTGCCTTGTACGCCAAGCCTGATCAGGAACACCGTTGGTACAATGACGTGCAA contains the following coding sequences:
- a CDS encoding sodium-translocating pyrophosphatase, whose amino-acid sequence is MNYSVYLVPVLGIIGLLLMYTKFMWVSRQDAGDARMQEIANYIANGALAFLKAEWRVLTYFGIIVAILLAYSGTLVENSSPLIGLSFVLGAFLSALAGYIGMTIATKANVRTAHAARTSLTRALEVSFTGGSVMGIGVAGLAVLGLGGLFIVLYNLYVGPTGDVNGLPMEKTLEVLAGFSLGAESIALFARVGGGIYTKAADVGADLVGKVEAGIPEDDPRNPATIADNVGDNVGDVAGMGADLFGSYVATILATMVLGREIEIPADANIYGHAPIVLPMVIAGLGLIFSIIATYFVRVKDDTGNVQGALNFGNWASIVLTLIASYFLVRSYLPDVAMEIRGVEFTRMDVFYAIVTGLVVGALMSIITEYYTAMGRRPVLSIIRQSATGAATNIIGGLSVGMESTVLPILVLAAGIYLSYSFAGLYGVAISAAGMMATTAMQLAIDAFGPIADNAGGIAEMSYLPEEVRGRTDILDAVGNTTAATGKGFAIASAALTALALFAAFVGISGISTIDIYKANVLAGLFVGAMIPFIFSSLAIAAVGRAAMKMVEEVRRQFREIPGILEGTGKPEYDKCVAISTQASIREMILPGAIALSVPVIVGFTFGPEVLGGLLAGVTVSGVLMGIFMNNAGGAWDNAKKSFEKGVLINGETYYKKSEPHKASVTGDTVGDPFKDTSGPSMNILIKLMSIVSLVIAPYIAVPSSESGEVEVDEVDEVVMTMPDEADVPEGMAESDPTAANLGAFRKQKLTSGVELNIPENGIENNLLRFISSENPVDKTTWFDFDRLLFETGKATLKPASQEQLKNISEILKAYPAVNVKLGGYTDNTGNAANNLKLSQDRANSVRVALEKLGIDKDRLEAEGYGQAHPVASNETKEGRAQNRRISIRVTKK
- a CDS encoding 50S ribosomal protein L25/general stress protein Ctc, which translates into the protein MKKIEIVGYQRANLGRTESQAIRAEGNVPCVLYGGQDQVHFYAPAILFRDLLYTPNVYEVALNIEGAEYRAILQEAQFHPVSDSLLHADFLLVADGKPVKIAVPVRLVGSAPGVQKGGKLVTRVRKLRVKGTVENIPDFIDVDVSGLDLGKSVRVGQIPVSNIELLEQASNPVASIEIPRALRGQVSAK
- a CDS encoding ribose-phosphate pyrophosphokinase, whose amino-acid sequence is MASFNPVKIFSGTQSIYLAEKIAHYYGKDLGGYTCRRFSDGEMSPSFEESVRGCDVFLIQSTPPPGDNLMELLLMVDAARRASAHYVTVVIPYFGYARQDRKDKPRVAIAAKLVANMLAASGADRLMTIDLHAGQIQGFFDFPVDHLEGTSVFVPYIKSLNLENLVVASPDVGGANRARTFAKHFNADIVLCDKHRKRANEIASMQVIGDVEGANVVLVDDLIDTGGTMAKAAQIIMDKGAASVRAICTHPIMSGKAHENISNSVLEELVVADTLPMQQPNEKIRVLSVAELFAKAIGRIRDHESISSLFIRN